The Mycolicibacterium flavescens genomic interval GCCGTTGTTCGAACGCGGCTACCACGACGTGCGGCTGAGCCCGCTCGGTGAACGCCTGATTGGCCCGGCCCGCGAAATCCTGCGACAGATCGAGGAGTTCAAAGCCACTGCGAAGCAGAGTGTGCAGGGTTCGGCGCCGCTTCGGCTGAGCGCCACCGCCTACGCTCCTTCCGACCTGCTCGCCCAACTGGAGACGGTGCTGGCCGGCCTGCCCGGGCCGACGGAGTTCCGCGTTCCGGGTTCGGGCACCGAGGTCACCGCCACGCTGATCGCCGGACAGGCCGAACTAGGTTTGATCCACCTGCCCGCCGGTGACAAACGCCTGCGCCACAAGGTGGTGGCCAGCTACCAGGGTGCGGTCGCGGTGCGGTTCGACGACCCCCTGGCCGCCAAAGACCTTGTGACGATCGACGAGTTGCGTGATCGGGAGGTCGTGATCGACTTCGCCCGGCCCAACCCGGTAGTGCTGGCCGGATTGACCCGACAACTCAACAGCCGCGGCATCCACCGTGTCGTGCGCACGACGAACCAGCGCGGTGGCGAACTCGAGATGGCCACCCAGGTATTCAACCGGCATCTCGTTGCGCTGGTGAGTTACGCACCCGACTCGTTCATCGGCAAGATGTTCTCCCCGCCGGAGTTCAAGCTGATCCCGATCGATGAAACCAATTGGCCCCCAGCGCGTATCGCGCTCGCTTGGGCGCCCGAACGGCTGCGGAGCAGGCTCGCCGAAGTCGAGTTGGCCGCCGAGCAGATCGCCGAACGGCTGGGGCCGGTGCATCGCGGTGCCTGAGGGTTCGCTCACCGACATCGCCAAAGAGCTCGGCGCCGACCCCGACGAGCTGTTCGCGTCTTTTGCCGCCTGGGCCGAGGAGAACGGGACCGTTCTGTATCCGGCGCAGGAGGAGGCGCTGATCGAGTTGGTCAGCGGCGCCAACGTCATCCTGGCGACGCCGACCGGTTCGGGCAAGTCGCTGGTGGCCACGGGCGCGCTGTTCGCAGCGCTGGCGGGAAACCGGCGCAGCTACTACACCGCCCCGATCAAGGCGCTGGTCAGCGAGAAGTTCTTCGCGCTGTGCGAGGTTTTCGGCGCGGCCAACGTCGGCATGCTGACCGGTGACGCCGCGGTCAACGCCGAGGCGCCGATCATCACCTGCACGGCCGAAGTACTGGCCAACATCGCGCTGCGCGAGGGCTCCGACGCGGACATCGAGCTGGTGGTGATGGACGAGTTCCATTTCTACGGCGATCCGGACCGCGGATGGGCGTGGCAGGTTCCGCTGCTGGAGCTGCCGAAGGCACCGTTCCTGCTGATGTCAGCGACACTGGGCGACGTCTCCTTCCTGCGCGAGGACCTCACCCGGCGCACCGGCCGGCCAACGGCACTCGTCGCCAACGCCGAACGCCCGGTGCCGCTGTATTTTTCGTATGCGACCACCCCGATGCACGAGACGATCGGCGATCTGCTCGAGACCGGGCAGGCCCCGATCTACGTCGTGCACTTCACCCAGGCCTCGGCGCTGGAGCGCGCGCAGGCGCTGATGAGCGTCAACGTCAGCACCAAGGAGGAGAAGGCCGAAATTCGCGAGATGATCGGCGCGTTCCAATTCTCGACGGCGTTCGGCACGACGCTATCGCGGCTGGTACGACACGGCATCGGTGTGCACCATGCCGGGATGCTGCCGAAATACCGGCGGCTGGTCGAACAATTGGCGCAGGCCGGTCTTCTCAAGGTGATCTGCGGCACCGATACATTGGGCGTCGGCATCAACGTGCCGATCCGCACGGTGGTGTTCTCCGCGCTGTCGAAGTACGACGGTGTGCGCACGAGGTTGCTCAACGCGCGCGAGTTCCATCAGATCGCCGGCCGGGCCGGGCGCGCCGGTTACGACACCGCGGGCACCGTCGTTGTCCAGGCCCCCGACCACGAGGTGGAGAACCTCAAGCAGTTCGCCAAGGTCGCCGACGACCCCAAGAAGCGCCGAAAGCTGGTGCGCCGCAAGATGCCCGAGGGCATGGTGCCGTGGGGCGAGTCGACGATGAAGCGGCTGATCGAGGCCACCCCCGAACCGCTGACCAGCAACATGCGGGTGTCGACGGCGATGCTGCTCGACGTCGTCGACCGTCCCGGGGATCCGTTCGAGGCAATGCGCCGGCTGCTGACCGACAACCACGAGCCACGCAAACGGCAGCTGCGGCACATTCGCGAAGCCGTCGGTATCGCGCGGTCGCTGCTGCAGGCCGGTGTGGTGGAGCGCCTCGACGAGCCCGGCCCCGACGGGCGCCGATACCGGCTGACCGTCGACCTGCCGCCGAACTTCGCGCTGTATCAACCGTTGTCGACCTTCGCACTGGCCGCCGTCGATGTGCTCGATCCGGATGCGGATACCTTTGCACTGGATGTGGTCTCGGTGATCGAGGCGACCTTGGAGGATCCGCGCCAGATCCTGGCAGCGCAGCTGAACAAGGCCCGAGGCGAAGCCGTCGCAGCGACGAAGGCCGAGGGTATCGAGTACGACGAACGCATCGAACTGCTCGACGACATCACCTACCCCAAGCCGCTCGAGGAGATGCTCGAGCACACCTTCGAGATGTACCTGCAGAGCAACCCGTGGGCCGCCGACGCGCGGCTGTCCCCGAAATCGGTGGTGCGCGAGATGTGGGAACGCGCCATGACGTTCCGCGAATACGTCAGCGAGTACGGCCTGACCCGCGCTGAGGGTGCAGTGCTGCGCTACCTGTCCGATGCATACAAGGCGCTGCGGTCGGGGGTACCCGCCACGGCCAGGACCGAAGAACTCACCGATATCGTCGAGTGGCTCGGTGAGCTTGTCCGCCAGGTGGATTCGAGCCTGCTCGACGAGTGGGAGCAGCTGACCAGCCCCGACCAACCGCACGACACGCCGGTGGCGGTGCCGGCACCGCCGCGCCCGCTGACCGGCAACCAGCGTGCGTTCACGGCGATGGTGCGCAACGCGTTGTTCCGCCGCGTGCAGTTGTTTGCCCGGCAACGCTGGGACGAACTCGGCGCGCTGGACGGCGGTTCGGGTTGGACGGCGCAGCGCTGGGAGCAGGTCGGCGACGACTACTTCGGCGAGCACGACGACGTCGGCACCGGCGCCGACGCTCGCGGTCCGGCGCTGCTGATCATTGACCGCGCACCCGAGGTGTGGCGAGTGCGACAGATCTTCGACGACCCTGCGGGCGACCACGACTGGGGCTTCACCGCCGAGGTCGACCTTGCGGCCTCCGACGAGGCCGGCGCGGTGGTGCTGCGGGTCATCGACGCAGGCCGGTTCGACTAAGCGGCGCGCTGTGCTTCACGGTGCGATCGGGGCGCGCAGCCACCCCGGTACCGCGGACGCGAGCGCCGTTCGGCATGGCGACGATTACCGCCAGCCCCTCGGGGGTACCAAGACGGGCATGACATCTCCGAACGAGAATGTAACGCCCGAACCGACCGAGAAGGCCGAAGACGTGCTGTCTCCCGCCACTCCAGGCGCCGAAGGGCTGCCGCTGCCCGATGAGGCCGTGGACAAGCCGTCGGAGGGCTGAACGGGCGCCTCGGTCAACCGCATGGAATCAGTGCCGGCACCGCCGCGTTGTGTCGGTTCATGGCCGTTGACGATCTTTTCCAGCCGTTCACCGTCCGCTCGCTGACCGTTCCTAACCGGTTCGCGATGGCGCCGATGACTCGACAGGCGTCGCCCCATGGAGTTCCCGGCCCCGACGTGGTCGAGTACTACCGTCGACGAGCGGCGGGCGGAGTCGGGCTGATCATCACCGAGGGGATCCGGTTGCCGGACCCGGCCGCCGGATATCCGTCCAGCATCCCCACGATCGCGGGCGACGAGGTGCTCGCCGGCTGGCGGCGTGTCGTCGGCGCGGTCCACCGGGAGGGCGGCACGGTCGCCGCGCAGTTGTGGCACCAGGGCGTGCAGCGCGACGACACCGACGGTGTGGTGCCCGTCGGCCCCTCGGGTGTCGACGGGCACGGTCGCCCGCGAGGCCGGGCACTGGAAAGCCGTGAACTCGGACGTCTCGCCGACCTGTACGCACAAAGCGCGACGAATGCCCGGGAAGTGGGATTCGACGCGATCGAGCTCCACGGCGCCCACGGCTACCTGCTCGACGAATTCTTCTGGACCCGAACCAATTTGCGCACTGACGAATACGGCGGTTCGCTGGGTGCGCGGACGCGGTTCCCCGCCGAGGTGGTTGCCGCTGTGCGCGAGGCGGTCGGCCCGGATTTCCCGATCATCTTCCGCTTCTCGCAGTGGAAGGGCACCGACTACACCGCCTCCATCGCCGACGACCCCACCGAGCTCCAGGAGCTGCTAAGCCCCTTGGTCGACGCCGGCGTCGATGTGCTGCATCCGTCTACCCGCCGGCACTACGTGCCCGCCTTCGGTGATTACGACCGCGAGTTGAGTCTCGCCGGGTGGACGAAGAAGGTCACCGGCCTGCCTGTGATTGCGGTCGGCTCGGTCGGCTTGGAGACCCAGTTCCGCAGTGAGAAACGGGGCGAGGTGATCCAGCCGGCCCCCGTCGACCGCCTTGTCGAGCAGTTCGACGCCGACGAGTTCGACATCGTCGCGATCGGCCGGGCGCTTCTTGCCGACCCCGGCTGGGTGAATCGGTTGCGGCACGGCGAACTCGACGGGTTCTCCGGATACGACCCCGAGACCGCGCTGGCGAAGCTCGCCTGAGCTGTGCCGCACGCCAATGTCA includes:
- the cysB gene encoding LysR family transcriptional regulator — encoded protein: MITPPPLSKQIKLLEKELGGPLFERGYHDVRLSPLGERLIGPAREILRQIEEFKATAKQSVQGSAPLRLSATAYAPSDLLAQLETVLAGLPGPTEFRVPGSGTEVTATLIAGQAELGLIHLPAGDKRLRHKVVASYQGAVAVRFDDPLAAKDLVTIDELRDREVVIDFARPNPVVLAGLTRQLNSRGIHRVVRTTNQRGGELEMATQVFNRHLVALVSYAPDSFIGKMFSPPEFKLIPIDETNWPPARIALAWAPERLRSRLAEVELAAEQIAERLGPVHRGA
- a CDS encoding superfamily II RNA helicase, whose amino-acid sequence is MPEGSLTDIAKELGADPDELFASFAAWAEENGTVLYPAQEEALIELVSGANVILATPTGSGKSLVATGALFAALAGNRRSYYTAPIKALVSEKFFALCEVFGAANVGMLTGDAAVNAEAPIITCTAEVLANIALREGSDADIELVVMDEFHFYGDPDRGWAWQVPLLELPKAPFLLMSATLGDVSFLREDLTRRTGRPTALVANAERPVPLYFSYATTPMHETIGDLLETGQAPIYVVHFTQASALERAQALMSVNVSTKEEKAEIREMIGAFQFSTAFGTTLSRLVRHGIGVHHAGMLPKYRRLVEQLAQAGLLKVICGTDTLGVGINVPIRTVVFSALSKYDGVRTRLLNAREFHQIAGRAGRAGYDTAGTVVVQAPDHEVENLKQFAKVADDPKKRRKLVRRKMPEGMVPWGESTMKRLIEATPEPLTSNMRVSTAMLLDVVDRPGDPFEAMRRLLTDNHEPRKRQLRHIREAVGIARSLLQAGVVERLDEPGPDGRRYRLTVDLPPNFALYQPLSTFALAAVDVLDPDADTFALDVVSVIEATLEDPRQILAAQLNKARGEAVAATKAEGIEYDERIELLDDITYPKPLEEMLEHTFEMYLQSNPWAADARLSPKSVVREMWERAMTFREYVSEYGLTRAEGAVLRYLSDAYKALRSGVPATARTEELTDIVEWLGELVRQVDSSLLDEWEQLTSPDQPHDTPVAVPAPPRPLTGNQRAFTAMVRNALFRRVQLFARQRWDELGALDGGSGWTAQRWEQVGDDYFGEHDDVGTGADARGPALLIIDRAPEVWRVRQIFDDPAGDHDWGFTAEVDLAASDEAGAVVLRVIDAGRFD
- a CDS encoding NADH:flavin oxidoreductase, with the translated sequence MAVDDLFQPFTVRSLTVPNRFAMAPMTRQASPHGVPGPDVVEYYRRRAAGGVGLIITEGIRLPDPAAGYPSSIPTIAGDEVLAGWRRVVGAVHREGGTVAAQLWHQGVQRDDTDGVVPVGPSGVDGHGRPRGRALESRELGRLADLYAQSATNAREVGFDAIELHGAHGYLLDEFFWTRTNLRTDEYGGSLGARTRFPAEVVAAVREAVGPDFPIIFRFSQWKGTDYTASIADDPTELQELLSPLVDAGVDVLHPSTRRHYVPAFGDYDRELSLAGWTKKVTGLPVIAVGSVGLETQFRSEKRGEVIQPAPVDRLVEQFDADEFDIVAIGRALLADPGWVNRLRHGELDGFSGYDPETALAKLA